A window of Deltaproteobacteria bacterium contains these coding sequences:
- the dksA gene encoding RNA polymerase-binding protein DksA translates to MDRVVIEKCRAELQSQLDELLADAERTVVDMTSVEEENFPDPTDRASLESNRNFTLRLRDRDRKLVAKIKEAIKRIDGGTFGICEGCGGEIEEKRLIARPVTSQCIDCKTVAEEEEVK, encoded by the coding sequence ATGGACCGCGTCGTCATCGAAAAATGCCGGGCCGAACTCCAGAGCCAGCTGGATGAACTGTTGGCGGACGCGGAGCGGACGGTCGTCGACATGACCAGCGTCGAGGAGGAGAACTTCCCGGACCCGACCGACCGGGCCTCCCTCGAGTCGAATCGGAACTTCACCCTCCGCCTCCGGGACCGGGACCGGAAGCTCGTGGCCAAGATCAAGGAGGCCATCAAGCGGATCGACGGCGGCACGTTCGGGATCTGCGAGGGGTGCGGCGGGGAGATCGAGGAAAAGCGGCTGATCGCCCGGCCGGTCACCTCGCAGTGCATCGACTGCAAGACCGTCGCCGAGGAGGAAGAGGTCAAGTAG
- the galT gene encoding galactose-1-phosphate uridylyltransferase: MTELRKDPVVGRWVIISTERAKRPHDFPPEPAPRREGVCPLCPGSERMTPPEILGYRQGGQPNDPNWTLRVVPNKFPALRIEGELGKAADGIYDRMHGIGAHEVVIESERHDVDLFDLPEKRFEDVLWAYRDRLLDLKKDNRFKSVLIFKNHGAAAGASLTHSHSQLIALPVTPKRLMEEMNGCREYYRFRDRCLFCDIVVQEMDQKVRIVEETGEFLAFSPYAPRFPFETWIVPKRHQCAYEMIEGDQAKALAAVFRRTLRRLNLALENPPFNFIVHSAPFQERAADFFHWHIEIMPKLTKVAGFEWGSGFYINPTPPEESAKYLRELPE; encoded by the coding sequence ATGACGGAACTTCGGAAAGATCCGGTCGTCGGCCGGTGGGTCATCATCTCCACCGAGCGGGCCAAGCGTCCCCACGATTTTCCCCCGGAGCCCGCCCCGCGGCGCGAAGGGGTGTGTCCCCTCTGTCCGGGGAGCGAGCGGATGACCCCGCCCGAAATCCTCGGGTACCGCCAGGGCGGGCAGCCCAACGACCCGAACTGGACCTTGCGCGTCGTTCCCAACAAGTTTCCCGCCCTGCGGATCGAGGGGGAACTGGGAAAGGCGGCCGACGGGATCTACGACCGGATGCACGGCATCGGAGCCCACGAGGTCGTCATCGAGTCGGAACGTCATGACGTCGACCTGTTCGACCTGCCCGAGAAGCGGTTCGAGGACGTCCTGTGGGCGTACCGGGACCGCCTCCTCGACCTGAAGAAAGACAACCGGTTCAAGTCGGTCCTCATCTTCAAGAACCACGGGGCGGCCGCCGGGGCGTCCCTGACCCACAGCCACTCCCAGTTGATCGCCCTTCCCGTCACCCCGAAGCGGTTGATGGAGGAAATGAACGGCTGCCGGGAATATTACCGCTTCCGCGACCGGTGCCTCTTCTGCGACATCGTCGTCCAGGAGATGGACCAGAAGGTCCGCATCGTCGAGGAGACCGGGGAATTCCTCGCCTTCTCGCCGTACGCCCCCCGCTTCCCGTTCGAGACCTGGATCGTCCCGAAGCGCCATCAGTGCGCCTACGAGATGATCGAGGGGGACCAGGCGAAAGCGCTCGCCGCCGTCTTCCGCCGGACCTTGCGGCGCCTGAACCTCGCCCTCGAAAATCCGCCCTTCAACTTCATCGTCCACAGCGCCCCGTTCCAGGAGAGGGCGGCGGACTTTTTCCACTGGCACATCGAGATCATGCCGAAGCTGACGAAGGTGGCCGGGTTCGAGTGGGGGTCCGGGTTCTACATCAACCCGACCCCTCCCGAGGAGTCCGCCAAGTACCTCCGCGAACTTCCCGAGTGA
- the glgA gene encoding glycogen synthase GlgA, with protein sequence MRVLVASSEIVPFAKTGGLADVAGALPKALRRIGVEADCVLPLYRCVDRDRFPFTGPGQAILVPLGNREEEGSVEETDAGGGVRAFLVRNDRYFDREFLYGTRDGDYVDNSERFTFFCRAVMEWIVRSGRRYDIIHCNDWQTALLPVYVKTLYADREPFRGTGTVFTVHNLGYQGLFWNHDLPMMGLGWELFTPRGLEFYGKINLMKAGLLFADVLSTVSDTYSREIQTPEYGYGLEGVLYERREDLYGIVNGIDDEEWHPATDRWIAANYSADDLSGKAACRRDLVSVFGLPKGDEPVLGLIGRLTAQKGFDLVERIGEWLARQPLRMVILGAGERKYEEAMEELGRKYPDRIAIRVAYDNALAHKIEAGSDMYLMPSLYEPCGLNQIYSLKYGTVPIVRETGGLADTVSDADANPAEGTGFTFRRYEAEELKGVVTRALAAYADRPRWDAIVRRGMARDFSWEASARAYVDLYGKALRKRAPK encoded by the coding sequence ATGAGGGTCCTCGTGGCCTCTTCCGAGATCGTCCCCTTCGCGAAAACGGGGGGTCTGGCGGACGTCGCCGGTGCGCTCCCCAAGGCGCTTCGCAGGATCGGCGTCGAGGCCGACTGTGTCCTCCCCCTCTACCGCTGTGTGGACCGGGACCGGTTCCCCTTCACGGGGCCGGGGCAGGCGATCCTCGTCCCCCTCGGGAACCGGGAGGAGGAGGGGAGCGTCGAGGAGACCGATGCGGGGGGCGGTGTCCGCGCCTTCCTCGTCCGCAACGACCGGTACTTCGACCGGGAGTTCCTCTACGGGACCCGCGACGGCGACTACGTCGACAACTCCGAGCGGTTCACCTTCTTCTGCCGCGCCGTCATGGAGTGGATCGTGCGCTCCGGGCGGCGGTACGACATCATCCACTGCAACGACTGGCAGACCGCCCTCCTCCCGGTGTACGTGAAGACGCTCTATGCCGACCGCGAGCCGTTCCGCGGGACGGGAACCGTCTTCACCGTCCACAACCTGGGGTACCAGGGGCTGTTCTGGAACCACGACCTTCCGATGATGGGCCTCGGGTGGGAGCTGTTCACCCCCCGGGGGCTCGAGTTCTACGGGAAGATCAACCTGATGAAGGCGGGCCTGTTGTTCGCGGACGTCCTCTCCACCGTGTCCGACACCTACAGCCGCGAGATCCAGACCCCGGAATACGGGTACGGTCTCGAGGGGGTCCTCTACGAGCGCCGGGAGGACCTCTACGGCATCGTGAACGGGATCGACGACGAGGAGTGGCACCCGGCCACCGACCGGTGGATCGCGGCGAACTACTCCGCGGACGACCTGTCGGGGAAAGCGGCGTGCCGGCGGGACCTGGTCTCGGTGTTCGGGCTACCGAAGGGGGACGAACCGGTCCTCGGCCTGATCGGGCGGCTCACGGCGCAAAAAGGGTTCGACCTCGTCGAGCGGATCGGGGAGTGGCTCGCGAGGCAGCCCCTGCGAATGGTGATCCTCGGCGCCGGGGAACGGAAATACGAGGAGGCGATGGAAGAGCTCGGGCGGAAATACCCCGACCGGATCGCGATCCGCGTGGCGTACGACAACGCGCTGGCGCACAAGATCGAGGCGGGGTCGGACATGTACCTGATGCCCTCCCTGTACGAACCGTGCGGGCTGAACCAGATCTACAGCCTGAAGTACGGCACCGTCCCCATCGTGCGGGAGACGGGGGGGCTGGCGGATACCGTGTCGGACGCCGATGCGAACCCCGCCGAGGGCACCGGGTTCACCTTCCGGCGGTACGAGGCGGAGGAGCTGAAGGGCGTCGTGACGAGGGCGTTGGCGGCGTACGCGGACCGTCCCCGCTGGGACGCGATCGTCCGCCGGGGAATGGCGCGGGACTTCTCCTGGGAGGCGTCGGCCCGGGCGTACGTCGACCTCTACGGGAAGGCGCTGCGCAAGCGGGCCCCGAAGTAG